CATTGATATAAAACAGTATACCGCTTTCAAACTCGCTTTGCTGGCTTTCGTCCAGATAAGCTAAAATAAAATGCTGCGGTAGGTTTACTCCATATACGGGTATATCCAGTTTTTGTGCCACTATCGAATAAATGATAGCCAGCGATATCTGGTTGCCTTTTTTACTCTCCAGTACCTGGCTCAGATAACTATTCTGCGGATCAAGGTGATTGGAGGTGTTGCCGCTGAACCCATATATATTATAAAATACATGGTTAATCAGTTTGATCTGCTCTTTGGGGCTGGCCTCATGCATCATCTGTATCCAGATATCGCGTTTAATGCCTTCTATCTGGTTAATGATCTTTTGTTCATCCAAATCGGGGTATTGATAACGGTTAATGATAAGAATGCCTTGCAATAGATCAAACGCTCCGCTCTGGTGCCAGAGTTTCAGATCGTTTTTTAGGGTG
This region of Mucilaginibacter inviolabilis genomic DNA includes:
- a CDS encoding transglutaminase-like domain-containing protein; protein product: MINPTEVNSLIRLLDDPDSEIFEHVHDKLLAYGTEAIAFLESAFEQAFDAVQQERIANLVHEIQFITLKNDLKLWHQSGAFDLLQGILIINRYQYPDLDEQKIINQIEGIKRDIWIQMMHEASPKEQIKLINHVFYNIYGFSGNTSNHLDPQNSYLSQVLESKKGNQISLAIIYSIVAQKLDIPVYGVNLPQHFILAYLDESQQSEFESGILFYINAFNKGFIFGRRDVDMFLKQLNLKADKQFYEPCSNTDIIRRVIRNLISAYENLGSTEKVDEMNELLAIIE